The bacterium nucleotide sequence GGGGGCGATGCGTGACCGGCGCGCGGCGCCTGGCCGGGGCGCTCGCCGCGCTGGCGCTCGCCCTCGGGGCCACGGCCGCGCCGGCCGCGGACGCTGACGTCCTGCTGCGGGAGGAATTCACGAGCCTCGACGCCTGGCGGCCGCTGACGTTCCCGAAGATCGCGCGCCACTCGACGTACACCATCGCCACCGGTCCGGGGTCCGGGACCTGGCTGCGGGCCGAGAGCGACTGCTCGGCGTCGGGCATCGTCTGGAACGCGCAGTACGACGTCCGCGCGTACCCGCGGCTGCGCTGGCGTTGGCGCATCGAGAACGTCTACGCGAAGGGCGACGTCACCACGAAGAGCGGCGACGACTACCCGATCCGGCTCTACGTCCTGTTCCCGTACGACCCGTCTGCGGCGTCGGCCGGGCGGCGCCTGAAGTACGCCCTGGCGAAGGCGGTCTACGGGGAGTACCCGCCGGACAGCGGGATCAGCTACGTCTGGGAGAGCCGGGAGGGCGCGGCGGAATGGGTCCCAAGCCCCTACACCGGCTCGGTCGCGATGTTCCTCAACGAGAAGGGCCCGGCGCGCGCCGGCCAGTGGATCGAGGAGGAGGCGGACGTGCTCGCCGACTACCGCAAGGCCTTCGGCAAGGACCCGCCGCGGACGGCGAGCCTTGCCGTGATGAACGACTCCGACAACACCTGCGAGAGGTCCGTCTCCTTCGTGGACTGGATCGAGATCTCCCGCCCCGCCCCCTAGGCCGGGTAGGCGCCGCTGATGTAGGCCTCGATCTTCCCGAGGCGCGCCTCCTGGTCGGCGAGCAGCGCCTTGACGAGGTCGCCGATCGAGACGATGCCGACGAGCATGCCGTCGGAGACCACGGGGAGGTGGCGCAGGCAGCGGCCGGTCATGACCGCCATGCACTCGGCGATGCTCGTCCCGGTCGAGACGGTGATCGCCGGCGCGCCCATGATCTCCTCGACCACGGTCTCCCGCGAGGCCTTGCCGATGAGGATCACCTTGCGGGCGTAGTCGCGCTCGGAGAGGACGCCGACCACCCGTCCGCCGTCGACGACGACCAGCGCACCGACGTTCTTCTCCGCCATCTGGCTGAGCGCGTCGTAGACCGAATCCCTGGGCCCGACGGTCAGGACCTCGCGCCGGCGCTTCTGCACGAGGACGTCGCGCACCAGCATCGACCCCGAGTCGCACTTCGGAAGGTACGACGCGATGTCGTCGATCTCTCTTTCCTGCCGTGAAGCCTCGCCCATTTGTCCCTCCTTATCGAGCCGGATTGAAGTCTTTTCGTTCCCTACCAGCCAACATAACAATGGGGGAGAATTTGGCAAGTGAAAATTTCACAAGTGAAATGATGAACAGGTCGGCCGCGGGAAAACCCCTTGGACGGGGCCTCCCGCGGCCGGGAAGGATGGGCGCTTTCGAAGCGCTACTTCGCCTGGTGCAGCTCCATTCCGCACTTGCAGGTGCCGGGCTTGTCCGAGACCGTGGCGCAGCCGCAGGCGCCGGCGCAGTTGCAGAAATAGAGGCCGGTGCCCTTGAGGTCGATCTTCTTCACCGCCTTGCCGCAGCCGCACTTGCTGTGGTCCTTGGGGTCGATCTTGCAGGTGCAGTCCGGCCCGCAGGGACAGACCAGCGCGGTGCTGCCCTCGATGAACAGCACGTGCCCCCCGGCCATCTCTTTGCCGCAGCCGCACTTGCCGGGCTTGGTCGCAACGGCGTTGCACTTGCACTCCGGGCCGCAGTTGCACCAGTAGATGACGCTCGACTGCTGGGGCGCCTTCTCCGCGCCGGCGGGCGCTCCCTGCGGGCAGTTCGGGCACGGCGGGCACGGCCCCTTGCCCTCCTCGCAGGGATGGTGCTTCCCCCCGTGGGCGCAGGCGCCGACGACGAGCGCGGCGGCGATCGCGACGAACAGCATGACGGCTCTCTTCAAGATGCTTCCCTCCCCTGTGGCGGTTTGCCTGCACGGCGGGCGGCGGCGCCCGCGCCTCTTAACCGAAGGAACAGACGTACTCCGCGACGCCGGCCTCGACGGCGATGTCGAAGGCCGAATTGCCGGGCACCGCGAACGCGGCCCCGGCGCCGTACTCGCGCCAGGCGCTCTCGCCCTTGAGGCGCGCGCGGCAGGCGCCGGCGACGATCGCCATCACCTCCGGGGCGCCGGTGGTGAAGGTGTACGAGCCGGGGTAGATCAGCCCGATCGTCTTCTTCGAGCCGTCGGGGAAGAGCACCGTGTGGCTCACGACCTTCCCGTCGAAGTAGACGTTGGCCTTGGTGACGACGGCGACGCCGTCGAACCGCTCGGGTGCGCTGGTCATCCGCGCTCCTCCTTTCGCGGGCGCTACGCCCGCCGGGACAGGTTCAGGTACTCGGCAATCGCGTCCGCCGATGCCGGCAGGTCGACCGGCCGGTTCTGCAGCTGGGGCCGCGGCGTCACCTCGTAGTCCGCCGGCAGGCTCCCGTCGAAGTACTTCTGCTGGAAGTCCGCGAACTTGAGGTGGTGCGCCGTCGAGTCGACCACGACGCGCATCCCGGGCTCGACCACCTTCGCGCGCAGCGCCGCCGCGAGGCCCGCGACGCCCTCGCCGCCCTGCGTGCAGATCACGTGGCCGTGGCGGTTCGCGGTGAGCATGGCGTCCATGATCTCCTGCTCCGTGACCTCGACGGCCACGAAGCGCTCACGGAAGTGCTCCTCCACCAGCCGGCGCACCTTCGGGAAGGAGACCGGGTTGCCGATCATCGCGGCCTGGGCGACGCTCGAGCGCACCTTCACCGGCGCGTAGCTGCCGCTGCTCCGCCAGAGGTACACCGGGTTCGCGTGCCGGCTCTGCACGCCGACGACCAGCGGCAGCGCCGGGATCATGCCG carries:
- a CDS encoding pyrimidine/purine nucleoside phosphorylase, encoding MTSAPERFDGVAVVTKANVYFDGKVVSHTVLFPDGSKKTIGLIYPGSYTFTTGAPEVMAIVAGACRARLKGESAWREYGAGAAFAVPGNSAFDIAVEAGVAEYVCSFG
- a CDS encoding DUF3047 domain-containing protein; the encoded protein is GRCVTGARRLAGALAALALALGATAAPAADADVLLREEFTSLDAWRPLTFPKIARHSTYTIATGPGSGTWLRAESDCSASGIVWNAQYDVRAYPRLRWRWRIENVYAKGDVTTKSGDDYPIRLYVLFPYDPSAASAGRRLKYALAKAVYGEYPPDSGISYVWESREGAAEWVPSPYTGSVAMFLNEKGPARAGQWIEEEADVLADYRKAFGKDPPRTASLAVMNDSDNTCERSVSFVDWIEISRPAP
- a CDS encoding CBS domain-containing protein; the encoded protein is MLVRDVLVQKRRREVLTVGPRDSVYDALSQMAEKNVGALVVVDGGRVVGVLSERDYARKVILIGKASRETVVEEIMGAPAITVSTGTSIAECMAVMTGRCLRHLPVVSDGMLVGIVSIGDLVKALLADQEARLGKIEAYISGAYPA